A region of the Deinococcus psychrotolerans genome:
GGCGTCCCAGACCTCAGAATTCACGGGCCACTTCCAGCAGTCGGCGGACATTCTGACCGTCCCGCGCAGGTGTCAGGCAGGTTCGCATCAACAGCCCATCCACCACAGCGCGGCATTCATAACAGCTTCCCATGCCGCACAGCGCTCCACGCGGTTCACCGCTCAGGCTGGAGCGTAGCGGCGAGAGGCCAGCGTTCTGGAGGGCGGCCAGCACTGTGGTTCCGGGTGCAACCGTGACCCGCCTCCCGTCCAATGTCAACACAGCCAGCGTCAGCTCAGGCATGGACGGCCTCCAGCATGCGCCCAAAGCGGGCAGGCGTGAAGTCGTGGGCCAGCAGTTCGGAGAAGCCTCCAAACAGTTGCGCGGCCAGTACCTCCGCCGTTCCCAGCGCGGTGGTAATGCCCAGCCCCTCATGCCCCGTCGCCAGGAACACGCCGTCCAGATCAGGATGCGGGCCAATCAACGGCAGGTGATCCGGGGTGGCACAGCGCTGCCCCGTCCAGACCCGGAGCGCAGAGGTTTGCGCCAGCGCGGGCAGAAACTCGGCAGCGCGGCGCAGCATCCGGCGCAGCAGCGGCCAGTCGATCTCGCGGTCTGGACGCTCGAACTGACGGCTGGAGCCGATCAGCAATTGCCCCGTGGGGCGCGGCTGGACATTGAAAGCCACGCTGTCCTCGTCGCCGCCATGGGCGCTTTTCAGGTAACCGAGTTCGACGAGCTGATGGTTGACTTTTAGGGCACCCCGTTCGGTGATCAGCAGGTGGCCCTTGCGCTGCCGCAGGGGTAGACCGGGCAACAACCCCGCTGCCCCGATGCCGTTCGCCACCACCACCAGATCCGCGTGCAGGCTTTCGCCGCTCGCCAGCCTGACTCCACCCTCGATCAATTCCGTGACCGCCCCGCGCCGCACGGTTGCCCCGGCACGCTCCAGCAGAAACTGGGCCACCACCGGGGCATACACCACGCTGTCGCCCGGCACGCGCAGGGCTCCAGCCAGTCCGGGGCGCAGATTTGGTTCGGCATGCGCCAATTCGGCAGCGTTCAGCAGCAGCGCCCCCCGGCCCGCGGCCAGATACGCCTGACGTTTCGGCTCCACCGCCTCCAGTTCCTCTGCGTCGCTCGCCACCCAGAGCGTGCCACACGCGTGGTAATCAGCCTGTGCGGGTAAGTCCCGCGCCAGCGCCTCCCACAGCTCCAAGCTGCGGGAGGTCAGGGCCAGTTGCGCGGGGCTGTCGTCCATGACCACCAGATGACCCATGCCCGCCGCCGTCGCGCCGCCGCCGACTGGCCCCGGCTCCAGTACCGTCACGCGCACGCCATTTAACGCCAGGGCGTCCGCACAGGCCGCACCCACCATGCCGCCGCCGATGACGATGGCGTGCATCCTGCTCACCCCTCCTCTAGCCGGATGCCCCAGGCGAAAGGATCGCCCGGCTGCACGATCAGTTCGCCCTGTAGGGTGATAAACGCCCGTCCAGTGATCACGGGATGCACCTGACCGTCCCGGATAGAATATTGGCCCTCGAACACACTGCCGATCACGCTTTCCTGCCGCCAGACCTGATCGGGTTCCAGACTGCCGTCCGCTGCCAGACAGGCCAGCTTGGCGCTGGTGCCCGTTCCACAGGGACTGCGGTCATACGCGCCGCCAGGACACATCACGAAGTTGCGGTTGATCCCCCCGGCATGGCTGAAAAGTTCGATGTGGTCAATCTCCGCGCCGTCCTTTCCAGTGATCCCAGCTTCTCTCAACGCCTGACGAATTCGCAGAGTCTCGTCGTTCAGGGCCGGAATATCACCGAGATTCAGCGTCCGCTGGCCCACATCCACCAGATAGAACCAGTTGCCGCCCCAGGCCACGTCGCCCCGCACCTCGCCCAGACCTTCCACGGTGACGGTGACGTCTTTAAGGTGGCGGTAAGCGGGCACGTTCGCCACACTGACGCGGCCATCATCATGCAACGTCGCCGTGACCACACCCACCGGAGTGTCGATGCGGTGATCGCCGGGGCCGATGCGCCCCAGGTAGGCCAGCGTCGTCACCACGCCCATCGTGCCGTGGCCGCACATACCCAGCGGCCCAGCATTGTTGAAATAAACGACGCCTGTGACGCAGTCCGGCGACTTGGGCGGCAGCAGCAGAGCGCTGACCAGCACCTCGTTGCCGCGTGGCTCCAGATTGACCAGGGTTCGCCAGCGGTCAAAGTCACGGCTCAGTGCTTCACGCTGCTGTGCCAGGGTTTCGCCCGGCAGTTCCGGAAAGCCGTCCAGCACCACGCGCGTCGGCTCGCCCGCCGAATGGGAATCCACGAAGCGGATGCGGTGGGTGACCGTCGAAACAGTTGAGGGTGCGGGTGACATCCCTTACGGTACGCCAGCAGCAGACCCTGCGTCTTGGTGAAGTTCACGGGGTTGGCTGCCGAATTGGGCACAATAGGCTATGCCCGTACTCCCGCCGCTTCTTCCTGATGCAAAACGGATTCGGGTCTTGCCAGAGGCAATTCGGCGGCTAGGTTTAGATTCCCTGCTGGACGTGCTGGACTATTTGCCGGACACCGTGGCCTTCGTGAAAGATGCACAGGGACGCTACCTGTACGCCAACCGCACCCTGCTGGAGCGGCTGAACCGTCCCGCCTCTGCCGTGCTGGGCTTGCAAGCCAGCGAGGTCTTTCCGGCGTCGCTGGGAGCGGCCTATACCCAGCAGGACACCGCCGTTCTGGCAGGCCGCACCCTGACCGAGCATCTGGAACTGCACCTGTATCCGGGCGGCAAGGCGGGCTGGTGCCTGACCACCAAACGCATGCTGGGTGAACCCCACGCCCCGGTGGGCCTGCTGGGACTGTCGCGTGATCTCCACCTGCCGCGCTCTCACGCCTCGGCTCTGGGGCTGGCCGCCGCCACTGCGCAGATAGAGGCCGAGTACGCCGCGCCGCTCAGCGTGCCG
Encoded here:
- a CDS encoding (2Fe-2S)-binding protein, which produces MPELTLAVLTLDGRRVTVAPGTTVLAALQNAGLSPLRSSLSGEPRGALCGMGSCYECRAVVDGLLMRTCLTPARDGQNVRRLLEVAREF
- a CDS encoding NAD(P)/FAD-dependent oxidoreductase; the protein is MHAIVIGGGMVGAACADALALNGVRVTVLEPGPVGGGATAAGMGHLVVMDDSPAQLALTSRSLELWEALARDLPAQADYHACGTLWVASDAEELEAVEPKRQAYLAAGRGALLLNAAELAHAEPNLRPGLAGALRVPGDSVVYAPVVAQFLLERAGATVRRGAVTELIEGGVRLASGESLHADLVVVANGIGAAGLLPGLPLRQRKGHLLITERGALKVNHQLVELGYLKSAHGGDEDSVAFNVQPRPTGQLLIGSSRQFERPDREIDWPLLRRMLRRAAEFLPALAQTSALRVWTGQRCATPDHLPLIGPHPDLDGVFLATGHEGLGITTALGTAEVLAAQLFGGFSELLAHDFTPARFGRMLEAVHA
- a CDS encoding proline racemase family protein — translated: MSPAPSTVSTVTHRIRFVDSHSAGEPTRVVLDGFPELPGETLAQQREALSRDFDRWRTLVNLEPRGNEVLVSALLLPPKSPDCVTGVVYFNNAGPLGMCGHGTMGVVTTLAYLGRIGPGDHRIDTPVGVVTATLHDDGRVSVANVPAYRHLKDVTVTVEGLGEVRGDVAWGGNWFYLVDVGQRTLNLGDIPALNDETLRIRQALREAGITGKDGAEIDHIELFSHAGGINRNFVMCPGGAYDRSPCGTGTSAKLACLAADGSLEPDQVWRQESVIGSVFEGQYSIRDGQVHPVITGRAFITLQGELIVQPGDPFAWGIRLEEG
- a CDS encoding AraC family transcriptional regulator — encoded protein: MPVLPPLLPDAKRIRVLPEAIRRLGLDSLLDVLDYLPDTVAFVKDAQGRYLYANRTLLERLNRPASAVLGLQASEVFPASLGAAYTQQDTAVLAGRTLTEHLELHLYPGGKAGWCLTTKRMLGEPHAPVGLLGLSRDLHLPRSHASALGLAAATAQIEAEYAAPLSVPELARSAGLSVTTFERQIRRVYGLTPTQLLTRTRIQAATALLSQTSLSVAQIAVECGYFDHSAFARAFKGAVGLTPSGFRGFVRGSTGEAKR